A section of the Lutra lutra chromosome 3, mLutLut1.2, whole genome shotgun sequence genome encodes:
- the SERP2 gene encoding stress-associated endoplasmic reticulum protein 2 isoform X2, with protein sequence MVAKQRIRMANEKHSKNITQRGNVAKTLRPQEEKYPVGPWLLALFVFVVCGSEVPDARPSWVCSQMDKTLTQARAAC encoded by the exons ATGGTGGCCAAACAGCGGATCCGGATGGCCAACGAGAAGCACAGCAAAAACATCACCCAGAGGGGGAACGTAGCCAAAACCCTG AGGCCGCAAGAAGAGAAATACCCCGTGGGACCATGGCTGTTGgcactgtttgtttttgttgtctgtggCTCAG AGGTTCCAGATGCACGGCCATCCTGGGTCTGCTCCCAGATGGATAAAACCTTGACCCAGGCACGGGCTGCTTGCTGA
- the SERP2 gene encoding stress-associated endoplasmic reticulum protein 2 isoform X5, translated as MVAKQRIRMANEKHSKNITQRGNVAKTLRPQEEKYPVGPWLLALFVFVVCGSGNLYVLVRI; from the exons ATGGTGGCCAAACAGCGGATCCGGATGGCCAACGAGAAGCACAGCAAAAACATCACCCAGAGGGGGAACGTAGCCAAAACCCTG AGGCCGCAAGAAGAGAAATACCCCGTGGGACCATGGCTGTTGgcactgtttgtttttgttgtctgtggCTCAG GAAATCTGTACGTTCTTGTAAGAATCTAG